From the genome of Methanococcoides methylutens, one region includes:
- a CDS encoding AAA family ATPase: protein MTGTNPVSSFSGSSQDDLNSLRRICFTGVRGVGKSTVLEEIDKQSINMCFASGSGMLQDIMGEAYAHFEFLPENEKYAYRLEIREKLQRIQEIHKRDLLIDSHLTVYNLKTGDIDVIFTHMDYKFYTDIILLDSYPERIQDHRQRDTKKKRVTDLEIIRWELDFERQKAAEIAKKYGIRFNVVEMGEGATQNLERILVKLQ, encoded by the coding sequence ATGACTGGAACTAACCCAGTCTCTTCTTTTTCGGGCTCATCTCAGGATGATCTGAATTCACTTAGAAGGATCTGCTTTACCGGAGTAAGGGGAGTTGGAAAGTCGACCGTGCTGGAAGAGATAGATAAACAAAGTATCAATATGTGCTTTGCTTCCGGGTCTGGCATGCTGCAGGACATAATGGGAGAAGCCTATGCTCATTTTGAGTTCTTACCTGAAAATGAGAAGTATGCCTACAGGTTGGAAATCAGAGAGAAACTACAAAGAATTCAGGAGATTCACAAGAGAGATCTGCTTATCGATTCACATCTTACTGTCTACAATCTGAAGACTGGAGATATCGATGTGATTTTTACTCATATGGATTATAAGTTCTATACGGACATAATACTGCTTGATTCTTATCCTGAACGTATCCAGGATCACAGACAGAGGGATACTAAGAAGAAACGGGTCACCGACCTTGAAATTATCCGTTGGGAGCTTGATTTCGAAAGACAAAAAGCTGCAGAGATAGCAAAAAAGTATGGAATAAGGTTTAATGTAGTTGAGATGGGAGAGGGTGCTACACAGAATCTAGAAAGAATACTTGTAAAGCTACAGTAG